The following are from one region of the Mesorhizobium sp. B4-1-4 genome:
- the iolB gene encoding 5-deoxy-glucuronate isomerase produces the protein MSKLLVKADKGHGRVAHVTPKSAGWTYVGFDLHRLKPGESASGQTADREVCLVFVAGKGTATAGGKDLGVLGERMSPFDGKPWSVYVPEGSDWSVTADTELELAVCSAPGLGGRLPVRVIGPDDLGQEVRGKGTNTRYVTNILPEGKPADSLLVVEVITPGGHTSSYPPHKHDQDNLPAESYLEETYYHRLNPPQGFAFQRVYTDADKNGHRALDEAMAIEDGDVVLVPKGYHPCAACHGYDLYYLNVMAGPKRTWKFHNAPEHEWLMKA, from the coding sequence ATGTCGAAACTGCTGGTGAAGGCCGACAAGGGCCATGGCCGCGTTGCCCACGTGACGCCGAAAAGCGCCGGCTGGACGTATGTCGGTTTCGACCTGCATCGGCTGAAGCCGGGCGAAAGTGCCTCGGGCCAAACGGCCGATCGCGAGGTCTGCCTGGTGTTCGTGGCCGGCAAGGGCACCGCCACCGCCGGCGGCAAGGATCTTGGGGTGCTCGGCGAGCGAATGTCGCCCTTCGATGGCAAGCCGTGGTCGGTCTATGTTCCCGAGGGATCGGACTGGTCGGTAACGGCCGATACCGAGCTGGAACTGGCGGTCTGCTCGGCGCCGGGCCTGGGCGGCCGGTTGCCGGTTCGGGTGATCGGGCCGGACGATCTCGGCCAGGAGGTGCGCGGCAAGGGCACCAATACGCGCTACGTCACCAACATCCTGCCGGAAGGCAAGCCAGCGGACTCACTCCTGGTGGTCGAGGTCATCACGCCGGGCGGCCATACGTCGAGCTACCCGCCGCACAAGCATGACCAGGACAATCTGCCCGCCGAATCCTATCTCGAGGAAACCTACTATCACCGCCTCAACCCGCCGCAGGGCTTTGCCTTCCAGCGCGTCTATACCGACGCCGACAAGAATGGGCATCGCGCACTGGACGAGGCCATGGCGATCGAGGATGGCGACGTGGTGCTGGTGCCCAAGGGCTATCACCCCTGCGCCGCCTGCCACGGCTACGACCTCTACTATCTCAACGTCATGGCCGGACCAAAGCGGACGTGGAAATTCCACAATGCCCCCGAGCACGAATGGTTGATGAAGGCCTGA
- a CDS encoding DUF3329 domain-containing protein: protein MKDSEHPFFRPLWRRVAVVAVCVLWSVIEFATGTPFWGVIALGFAGYGVWQFFYLYKPADESKATAEPEAKE, encoded by the coding sequence ATGAAAGATTCCGAACATCCCTTCTTCCGACCACTTTGGCGGCGCGTCGCCGTCGTCGCGGTCTGCGTCCTCTGGTCGGTCATCGAGTTCGCCACCGGCACGCCGTTCTGGGGCGTCATCGCGCTCGGCTTTGCCGGCTATGGCGTCTGGCAGTTTTTTTACCTCTACAAGCCGGCCGACGAGAGCAAGGCAACGGCCGAGCCCGAAGCGAAGGAGTGA
- the iolE gene encoding myo-inosose-2 dehydratase: protein MKAKLGMSPIAWWNDDLAELSDDVSLEECLRQSRSAGFTGMEMGRRFPNDPAVMLPILKAADVTLCGGWFSGTLVDEDMAKNKDRIQPMIDLFKAVNAPCIVYGEVGRSIQGDRSKPLATKPKLTSDEMKAYGRRLTEFGEWCAEQGMPLSYHHHMAAVVETEPELDAFMRHSGEGIPLLLDAGHLAFAGGDVLRAIDNHHRRINHVHVKDVRMGVIDKLDRTKQSFLDAVALGAFTVPGDGSLDFGAIVQRFADHGYEGWFVVEAEQDPKKNPPLRMAQVGHKELMRAMTAAGYTVETQGFPHA from the coding sequence TTGAAAGCCAAACTGGGCATGTCCCCCATTGCATGGTGGAACGACGATCTTGCCGAACTCAGCGATGATGTGTCGCTGGAGGAGTGCCTGCGCCAGTCGCGTTCGGCTGGCTTCACCGGCATGGAGATGGGCCGGCGTTTTCCCAACGATCCCGCTGTCATGCTGCCGATCCTGAAGGCGGCCGACGTGACGCTGTGCGGCGGCTGGTTCTCGGGCACGCTGGTCGATGAGGACATGGCCAAGAACAAGGATCGCATCCAGCCGATGATCGACCTGTTCAAGGCGGTCAATGCGCCCTGTATCGTCTATGGCGAGGTCGGCCGCTCGATCCAGGGCGACCGTTCCAAGCCGCTTGCCACCAAGCCGAAACTCACCAGCGACGAGATGAAGGCGTATGGCCGGCGCCTGACCGAGTTCGGCGAATGGTGTGCCGAACAAGGCATGCCGCTGTCCTACCACCATCATATGGCGGCGGTGGTCGAGACCGAGCCGGAGCTCGACGCCTTCATGCGCCATTCCGGCGAAGGCATTCCGCTGCTGCTCGATGCCGGCCATCTGGCCTTTGCCGGCGGCGATGTGCTGCGCGCCATCGACAACCACCACAGGCGCATCAACCATGTCCACGTGAAGGATGTGCGCATGGGCGTGATCGACAAGCTCGACCGTACGAAGCAATCCTTCCTCGACGCCGTGGCGCTCGGCGCCTTCACGGTGCCGGGCGATGGCTCGCTGGATTTCGGCGCCATCGTGCAGCGCTTCGCCGATCATGGTTATGAGGGCTGGTTCGTGGTGGAGGCCGAGCAGGATCCGAAAAAGAACCCGCCGCTCAGGATGGCGCAGGTCGGCCACAAGGAACTGATGCGGGCGATGACGGCCGCCGGCTACACGGTCGAAACGCAAGGTTTTCCGCATGCCTGA
- the iolD gene encoding 3D-(3,5/4)-trihydroxycyclohexane-1,2-dione acylhydrolase (decyclizing) — translation MSKTIRLTMAQALTRFLSRQMAEIDGKKMPIFGGVWAIFGHGNVAGIGEALYQVRDDLPTFRAHNEQAMAHAAIAYAKANFRRRFMAATSSIGPGALNMVTAAALAHVNRLPVLFLPGDVFANRIPDPVLQQAEDFSDGTATVNDCFRPVSRYFDRITRPEQIIPALRRAMQVLTDPADCGPVTLSLCQDVQAEAYDYPESFFAERVWHQRRPRPDRHELAAAVAALKGAKKPLIIAGGGVIYSQASDELARFAGGAGIPVCETQGGKSSLPDDHRLNMAAVGVTGTSAANRLAEEADVVLAIGTRLQDFTTGSWALFKNSGKTIIGLNVQPFDAGKHRALPLVADAAEGLAELGAALKGWKAPAVWTENAAKGKKIWQSDAAKVTASTNVAFPSDAQVIGAVQRAMGSGVTLLHAAGGLPGELHKLWQAGTPGSYHAEYGFSTMGYEIAGGLGAKMAKPDEEVVVMIGDGSYLMLNSEIATSVMLGLKLTIVLLDNRGFGCINRLQMATGGANFNNLLKDSRHEILPDVDFAAHAASMGAIAEKVPSIAELENALRKAKTNDRTTVLVIDTDPLVSTDAGGHWWDVAVPEVSARPQVNAARKAYDEKRQMQSVGD, via the coding sequence ATGAGCAAGACAATCCGCCTGACGATGGCGCAGGCGTTGACCCGCTTCCTGTCCCGCCAGATGGCCGAGATCGACGGAAAAAAAATGCCGATCTTCGGCGGTGTCTGGGCGATCTTCGGCCATGGCAATGTCGCCGGCATCGGCGAGGCGCTCTACCAGGTGCGCGACGACTTGCCGACATTCCGCGCCCACAACGAACAGGCGATGGCGCATGCGGCGATCGCCTATGCCAAGGCCAATTTCCGCCGCCGCTTCATGGCCGCAACAAGCTCGATCGGTCCGGGCGCGCTCAACATGGTGACCGCGGCGGCACTCGCCCATGTCAACCGCTTGCCGGTCCTGTTCCTGCCTGGCGATGTCTTCGCCAACCGCATTCCCGATCCGGTGCTGCAGCAGGCCGAAGATTTTTCCGACGGCACCGCGACCGTCAACGACTGTTTCCGTCCGGTCTCGCGCTATTTCGACCGCATCACCCGGCCCGAGCAGATCATCCCGGCGCTCCGCCGCGCCATGCAGGTGCTGACCGATCCGGCCGATTGCGGGCCGGTGACTTTGTCGCTCTGTCAGGATGTGCAGGCCGAGGCCTATGACTATCCGGAGAGCTTCTTTGCCGAGCGGGTCTGGCATCAGCGCCGGCCGCGCCCGGACCGCCACGAGCTTGCCGCCGCCGTCGCGGCACTCAAGGGCGCGAAGAAGCCGCTGATCATCGCCGGCGGCGGCGTCATCTATTCGCAGGCATCGGATGAGTTGGCCAGGTTCGCCGGGGGTGCCGGCATTCCTGTCTGCGAGACGCAGGGCGGCAAGTCCTCGCTGCCGGACGATCATCGGCTCAACATGGCGGCGGTCGGCGTCACCGGCACTTCGGCCGCCAACCGGCTGGCTGAGGAAGCCGATGTGGTGCTGGCCATCGGCACGCGGCTGCAGGATTTCACCACCGGCTCTTGGGCGCTGTTCAAGAACTCCGGCAAGACCATCATCGGGCTCAACGTGCAGCCTTTCGATGCCGGCAAGCACCGCGCGCTGCCGCTGGTCGCCGATGCGGCCGAGGGTCTCGCCGAACTCGGCGCCGCGCTGAAGGGCTGGAAGGCGCCCGCCGTCTGGACCGAGAATGCGGCCAAGGGCAAGAAGATCTGGCAGTCCGACGCGGCCAAGGTGACGGCGTCGACCAACGTCGCTTTCCCCTCCGACGCGCAGGTGATCGGCGCCGTGCAGCGGGCCATGGGCTCCGGCGTGACCCTGCTGCATGCGGCCGGCGGCCTGCCGGGAGAACTGCACAAGCTCTGGCAGGCCGGCACGCCCGGCTCCTACCATGCCGAATACGGCTTCTCGACCATGGGCTACGAGATAGCCGGCGGGCTTGGCGCCAAGATGGCGAAGCCGGACGAAGAGGTCGTCGTCATGATCGGCGACGGCTCCTACCTGATGCTCAATTCCGAGATCGCCACCTCGGTGATGCTCGGTTTGAAGCTGACCATCGTGCTGCTCGACAACAGGGGTTTCGGCTGCATCAACCGGCTGCAGATGGCAACCGGCGGCGCCAACTTCAACAATCTGCTGAAAGACTCGCGCCACGAGATCCTGCCCGATGTCGACTTTGCCGCGCATGCGGCGAGCATGGGGGCGATTGCCGAGAAGGTGCCGTCGATCGCCGAGCTGGAAAACGCGCTGCGGAAGGCGAAGACAAACGACCGCACCACCGTGCTGGTCATCGACACCGACCCGCTGGTCTCGACCGATGCCGGCGGCCACTGGTGGGACGTGGCGGTGCCGGAAGTCTCCGCGCGGCCACAAGTGAACGCGGCACGCAAGGCCTATGACGAGAAGCGGCAGATGCAGAGTGTCGGTGACTAA
- a CDS encoding bifunctional 5-dehydro-2-deoxygluconokinase/5-dehydro-2-deoxyphosphogluconate aldolase encodes MSEAVDAKQAPLDVITIGRASVDLYGQQIGSRLEDITSFAKSVGGCPANISVGTARLGLRSALLTRVGDEQMGRFIREQLKREGVNVDGLKTDKERLTALVLLSVESEGVSPMIFYRTDCADMALAPEDIDEAFIASARAIVVTGTHFSRPNSDAAQRKAIRIMKAKGGKVVFDIDYRPNLWGLAGHAEGFERYVKSDRVSAQLKTVLPDCDLIVGTEEEIMIASGADDCRSALKTIRSLSSATIVLKRGAMGCIVYDGPISDDLEDGVVGKGFPIEIYNVLGAGDAFMSGLLRGWLGGENLETAATWANACGAFAVSRLLCAPEYPTFEELQFFLRNRSKHRALRKDEAINHIHWATTRRRDIPSLMALACDHRVQLEDVAAKAGADPARIRDFKVLAVKAAAKVAAGRDGYGMLIDEKHGREAMFEFARHPFAWLGRPVELPGSRPLRFEFSQDIGSQLAEWPVDHCVKCLCFYHPDDPAALKEEQQQKLRALFEAARKVGRELLVEIIAGKHGKLDDTTIPRALEELYALGIKPDWWKLEPQASAGAWARIEAVILKHDPWCRGIVLLGLEAPQDELKAAFAATAKAPIVKGFAVGRTIFVHAAEEWLAGRMSDDEAIADMASRFEQLTEAWLAARGRKAA; translated from the coding sequence ATGAGCGAAGCCGTGGACGCGAAACAGGCGCCGCTCGACGTCATCACCATCGGTCGTGCTTCCGTCGACCTCTATGGCCAGCAGATCGGCTCGCGGCTGGAAGACATCACTTCGTTCGCCAAGTCGGTCGGCGGCTGCCCGGCCAACATTTCGGTCGGCACGGCGAGGCTCGGCCTGCGTTCGGCGCTGCTGACGCGCGTCGGCGACGAGCAGATGGGCCGCTTCATCCGTGAGCAGCTCAAGCGCGAAGGCGTCAACGTCGACGGTCTGAAGACCGACAAGGAACGGCTGACCGCGCTGGTGCTGCTATCGGTCGAGAGCGAAGGCGTTTCCCCGATGATCTTCTACCGCACCGACTGCGCCGACATGGCGCTGGCGCCGGAAGACATCGACGAAGCCTTCATCGCTTCCGCGCGCGCCATCGTCGTTACCGGCACGCATTTTTCGCGCCCCAACAGCGACGCCGCACAGCGCAAGGCGATCCGCATCATGAAGGCCAAGGGCGGCAAGGTTGTCTTCGACATCGACTATCGCCCTAACCTGTGGGGGCTCGCCGGCCATGCCGAGGGCTTCGAGCGCTATGTGAAGTCGGACCGGGTCTCGGCCCAGCTGAAGACGGTGCTGCCCGATTGCGACCTCATCGTCGGCACCGAGGAAGAGATCATGATCGCCTCTGGCGCCGACGACTGCCGGAGCGCGCTGAAGACGATCCGCTCGCTATCGTCGGCCACCATCGTGCTCAAGCGCGGCGCCATGGGCTGCATCGTCTATGACGGGCCGATCAGCGACGATCTCGAGGACGGCGTCGTCGGCAAGGGTTTTCCGATCGAGATCTACAATGTGCTGGGCGCAGGCGACGCCTTCATGTCCGGCTTGCTGCGCGGCTGGCTCGGCGGCGAAAACCTGGAAACAGCGGCGACCTGGGCCAATGCCTGCGGCGCCTTCGCCGTGTCGCGGCTGCTTTGCGCGCCGGAATACCCGACCTTCGAGGAGTTGCAATTCTTCCTCAGGAATCGCAGCAAGCATCGTGCCTTGCGCAAGGACGAGGCGATCAACCACATCCATTGGGCGACCACGCGCCGACGCGACATCCCTTCGCTGATGGCGCTCGCCTGCGATCATCGCGTGCAGCTCGAAGATGTCGCGGCCAAGGCCGGCGCCGATCCTGCGCGCATCCGCGATTTCAAGGTGCTGGCTGTCAAGGCGGCGGCAAAGGTCGCCGCCGGCCGTGATGGCTACGGCATGCTGATCGACGAGAAACATGGCCGCGAGGCGATGTTCGAGTTCGCCCGCCATCCCTTCGCCTGGCTTGGACGCCCGGTGGAACTTCCGGGATCACGACCGCTGCGCTTCGAGTTCTCGCAGGACATCGGCTCGCAGCTTGCCGAATGGCCTGTCGATCACTGCGTCAAGTGCCTGTGCTTCTACCATCCCGACGATCCAGCGGCCTTGAAGGAAGAACAACAGCAGAAGCTGCGCGCGCTGTTCGAGGCCGCGCGCAAGGTGGGCCGGGAACTTCTCGTCGAGATCATCGCCGGCAAGCACGGCAAGCTCGACGACACGACCATCCCGCGCGCGTTGGAGGAGCTTTACGCGCTCGGTATCAAGCCTGACTGGTGGAAGCTCGAGCCGCAGGCCTCGGCCGGCGCCTGGGCCAGGATCGAGGCTGTCATCCTGAAACACGATCCCTGGTGCCGGGGCATCGTGCTGCTTGGGCTCGAGGCGCCGCAGGACGAGCTGAAAGCCGCTTTCGCCGCCACGGCCAAGGCGCCCATCGTCAAGGGTTTTGCCGTCGGCCGCACCATCTTCGTCCACGCCGCCGAAGAGTGGCTGGCCGGCAGGATGTCGGATGACGAGGCAATCGCCGACATGGCGTCGCGCTTCGAGCAACTGACCGAAGCGTGGCTTGCCGCGCGTGGCCGCAAGGCAGCATAA
- a CDS encoding MurR/RpiR family transcriptional regulator: protein MDELVPRDFETLRATILDRRENLPKRIAQIAAYALDNPDDIAFGTAASIAASAGVQPSTLIRFAQQLGFDGFTSLQQVFRERLRERNSSYDERLQALRAKADAGAGHRAIFDGFVAAASTSLNDISRTLDDAHLEDAISLLAKAQTIYVLAKRRSYPVATYIAYALGKLKIRNQLIESAAGLNAEIVGFATPADAVIAISFSPYAPATIEEARSISEQGVPIVAITDSSFSPLAQFARVWFEVAEADFAGFRSLSATMALAMALTVGVGEKRRDASRKRRT from the coding sequence ATGGACGAACTGGTACCTCGCGACTTCGAGACGCTGCGCGCCACTATCCTGGATCGGCGCGAGAACCTGCCCAAGCGCATCGCCCAGATCGCCGCCTATGCGCTCGACAATCCGGACGACATCGCCTTCGGCACCGCTGCAAGCATCGCCGCCTCGGCCGGCGTGCAGCCTTCGACCCTGATCCGTTTCGCCCAGCAGCTCGGCTTCGACGGCTTCACCAGCCTGCAGCAGGTGTTTCGCGAGCGGCTGCGCGAGCGCAATTCTTCCTATGACGAGCGGTTGCAGGCGCTGCGGGCCAAGGCTGACGCCGGCGCCGGCCACCGGGCGATCTTCGACGGCTTCGTCGCCGCCGCGAGCACCTCGCTCAACGACATTTCGCGCACGCTGGACGACGCGCATCTGGAAGACGCGATTTCCCTGCTGGCGAAGGCGCAGACCATCTATGTGCTGGCCAAGCGGCGCTCCTACCCGGTGGCGACCTACATCGCCTACGCGCTGGGCAAGCTGAAGATCCGCAACCAGCTGATCGAATCGGCCGCCGGCCTGAATGCCGAGATAGTCGGCTTTGCGACGCCGGCGGACGCCGTCATCGCCATCAGCTTCTCGCCCTATGCACCGGCCACAATCGAGGAAGCACGCAGCATTTCGGAACAGGGCGTGCCGATCGTCGCCATCACGGACAGCTCGTTTTCGCCGCTTGCCCAGTTCGCCAGGGTCTGGTTCGAGGTTGCCGAGGCGGACTTCGCCGGCTTCCGCTCGCTGTCGGCAACGATGGCGCTGGCCATGGCTCTGACGGTCGGGGTCGGCGAGAAGCGGCGCGACGCAAGCCGCAAACGAAGAACCTGA
- a CDS encoding Gfo/Idh/MocA family protein has protein sequence MVGVGLIGTGFMGKCHAIAWSAVGAVFSDVAKPRLVHLGEVNEDLARRKAGEFGFARASGDWRAVVNDPEVDIVSLTTPNQFHPEMAIAILEAGKHLWCEKPMAPSFAEAEAMAAAAKKSGKVAALGYNYIQSPAIRHIGALLDEKIIGEVNHLRIEMDEDFMADPEALFFWKHEAASGYGALDDFAVHPLSLVSVLFGRVTSVICDMAKPYADRKLAAGGRRAVETYDIASVLMHLENGIAGTLQVNRSAWGRKGRIAVQIFGSKGSILFDQERMNEFQLYLTSDRPTEQGYRTILVAPHHKPYDAFVPAPGHGLGFNDLKIIECRELLTRLAGKPARLIEFAEGLEIERTVHAMARSFEEKRWVDVR, from the coding sequence ATGGTCGGCGTAGGTCTTATCGGCACGGGCTTCATGGGCAAATGCCATGCCATCGCGTGGAGCGCTGTCGGCGCCGTCTTCTCCGACGTGGCCAAGCCGCGGCTGGTCCACCTCGGCGAGGTCAATGAGGATCTCGCCAGGCGCAAGGCCGGCGAATTCGGCTTCGCCAGGGCGTCCGGCGACTGGCGCGCCGTCGTCAACGACCCGGAGGTCGATATCGTCTCGCTGACCACGCCCAACCAGTTCCATCCGGAGATGGCCATCGCCATCCTTGAAGCCGGCAAGCATCTGTGGTGCGAAAAGCCGATGGCGCCGAGCTTTGCCGAAGCCGAGGCGATGGCCGCCGCGGCCAAGAAATCAGGCAAGGTCGCGGCCCTTGGCTACAACTACATCCAGAGCCCGGCCATCCGCCACATCGGCGCGCTGCTCGACGAGAAAATCATCGGCGAGGTCAACCATCTGCGCATCGAGATGGATGAGGATTTCATGGCCGATCCCGAGGCGCTGTTCTTCTGGAAGCACGAGGCCGCTTCGGGCTATGGCGCGCTCGACGATTTCGCCGTGCATCCGCTGTCGCTGGTCTCTGTGCTGTTCGGACGCGTCACCAGCGTCATCTGCGACATGGCCAAGCCCTATGCCGACCGCAAGCTGGCGGCCGGCGGGCGCCGCGCGGTCGAAACCTACGACATCGCCAGCGTGCTGATGCATCTGGAAAACGGCATTGCCGGCACGCTCCAGGTCAACCGCTCGGCCTGGGGCCGCAAGGGCCGCATCGCCGTCCAGATTTTTGGCTCCAAGGGCTCGATACTCTTCGATCAGGAGCGGATGAACGAATTCCAGCTTTACCTCACATCGGACCGCCCGACCGAACAGGGTTATCGCACCATCCTGGTGGCGCCGCACCACAAGCCGTACGACGCCTTTGTGCCGGCGCCCGGTCATGGCCTCGGCTTCAACGATCTCAAGATCATCGAGTGCCGCGAATTGCTGACGCGGCTCGCCGGCAAGCCGGCGCGGCTCATCGAGTTCGCCGAAGGCCTGGAGATCGAGCGCACCGTGCACGCCATGGCGCGCTCGTTCGAGGAGAAGCGCTGGGTCGATGTGCGGTAG
- a CDS encoding 3-deoxy-7-phosphoheptulonate synthase, whose amino-acid sequence MLTTTDDLRVTEIRTLSTPDEVMREIPRTLTATRTVATARNSIHSILTGADDRLVVIVGPCSIHDPVAAVDYASRLAALREALADRLEIVMRVYFEKPRTTVGWKGLINDPDLDGSFNIEKGLRMARNVLSAVNNLGLPAATEFLDMTIPQYIADLVAWGAIGARTTESQIHRELASGLSCPVGFKNGTDGNLKIAGEAVKSAAQPHHFMAVTKGGRSAIAATTGNEDCHVILRGGVQPNYDAASVAAAAAELARIGVAPRLMIDVSHANSAKKPENQPKVAADVAGQVAAGDERIIGVMIESNLVAGRQDVVAGKPLVYGQSITDGCIDWATTETVLHGLAGAVEWRRSARRAMMERQGAA is encoded by the coding sequence GTGTTGACCACCACAGATGACCTTCGGGTCACCGAAATCAGGACACTGAGCACGCCGGACGAGGTGATGCGCGAAATACCGCGCACGCTGACGGCGACGCGTACCGTTGCCACCGCGCGCAATTCCATCCATTCCATCCTCACAGGGGCCGACGATCGACTTGTTGTCATCGTCGGCCCTTGTTCCATCCACGATCCGGTCGCCGCCGTTGACTATGCCAGCCGTCTGGCGGCGCTGCGCGAAGCCCTGGCCGACCGGCTCGAGATCGTCATGCGCGTCTATTTCGAGAAGCCGCGCACGACCGTCGGCTGGAAGGGGCTGATCAACGATCCGGACCTCGACGGCAGCTTCAACATCGAAAAGGGGTTGCGCATGGCGCGCAACGTGCTGTCGGCCGTCAACAATCTCGGCCTGCCGGCGGCGACCGAATTCCTCGACATGACCATACCGCAATACATCGCCGACCTCGTCGCCTGGGGCGCGATCGGCGCGCGCACGACCGAGAGCCAGATCCATCGCGAGCTGGCATCGGGCCTCTCCTGCCCGGTCGGCTTCAAGAACGGCACCGACGGCAATCTCAAGATCGCCGGCGAGGCGGTGAAATCGGCCGCGCAGCCGCATCATTTCATGGCGGTGACCAAGGGTGGACGCAGCGCCATAGCGGCGACCACCGGCAATGAGGACTGCCATGTCATCCTGCGTGGCGGCGTTCAGCCCAATTATGACGCGGCGAGCGTCGCGGCCGCCGCCGCGGAACTCGCCCGCATTGGTGTCGCGCCGCGGCTGATGATCGATGTCAGCCACGCCAACTCAGCCAAGAAGCCCGAGAACCAGCCCAAAGTGGCGGCTGACGTGGCGGGCCAGGTGGCGGCAGGCGACGAGCGCATCATCGGCGTCATGATCGAGAGCAATCTCGTCGCCGGTCGGCAGGATGTGGTGGCCGGCAAGCCGCTCGTCTATGGCCAGAGCATCACCGATGGCTGCATCGACTGGGCGACCACCGAGACCGTGCTGCACGGCCTTGCCGGCGCCGTCGAGTGGCGCCGATCGGCACGGCGCGCGATGATGGAGAGGCAAGGAGCCGCCTGA
- a CDS encoding type II toxin-antitoxin system prevent-host-death family antitoxin, producing the protein MMSAPEHTSWTVAEAKARFAEIIERARYAPQTIIENSKPSVLVVSAEEWLRKTGRKGTLAEFLLESPLRGADLDLERQHDEPRDLPL; encoded by the coding sequence ATGATGTCTGCGCCCGAACATACCAGCTGGACTGTCGCCGAGGCAAAAGCCCGGTTCGCCGAGATTATCGAGCGGGCGCGGTACGCGCCCCAAACGATCATCGAAAACAGCAAACCGAGCGTGCTTGTAGTATCGGCCGAAGAATGGCTTCGAAAGACCGGGCGAAAGGGTACGCTTGCGGAATTCCTGTTGGAATCACCACTGCGTGGTGCCGATTTGGACCTTGAACGTCAACACGACGAACCGCGTGACCTGCCGCTATGA
- a CDS encoding SDR family oxidoreductase codes for MSGSIDRNSETRAIVTGGAQGIGFAVAEALADEGCRALALIGRSQEKGDKAVASLKKSGVDAIFISADVAKVADCKRAVATAISHFGTINALVNAAATSARGSLVETSEELFDQIFDTNVRGPFFLMQGLVAHLLERKAPGSIVNVLSMSAHAGQSFLTPYSTSKGALMTLTKNVASSYRKNRIRCNAVLPGWMDTEGEAIVQKKWHDAPDDWLEKAEAAQPMGQLVKPAQLARLITYMLSPQAGVMTGSLVDYDQNIAGVVGE; via the coding sequence ATGAGCGGATCAATTGATCGCAATTCAGAAACACGCGCCATCGTCACCGGCGGCGCGCAAGGCATTGGCTTCGCCGTCGCGGAGGCGCTTGCCGATGAAGGCTGCCGGGCGCTGGCGCTCATCGGCCGCTCGCAGGAGAAGGGCGACAAGGCCGTCGCCAGCCTCAAGAAATCCGGCGTCGACGCCATCTTCATCAGCGCCGACGTTGCGAAAGTGGCGGACTGCAAGCGCGCGGTGGCGACCGCGATTTCGCATTTCGGCACAATCAACGCGCTGGTCAACGCCGCCGCCACATCGGCGCGCGGTTCGCTGGTCGAGACTTCAGAGGAGCTTTTCGACCAGATATTCGACACCAACGTGCGGGGACCCTTCTTCCTCATGCAGGGGCTGGTCGCACATCTGCTGGAACGCAAGGCGCCGGGCTCGATCGTCAACGTGCTGTCGATGTCGGCGCATGCCGGTCAGTCCTTCCTGACGCCCTATTCGACCAGCAAGGGCGCGCTGATGACGCTGACCAAGAATGTCGCCAGCTCCTACCGGAAGAACCGCATCCGCTGCAACGCCGTGCTGCCCGGCTGGATGGACACCGAAGGTGAGGCGATCGTGCAGAAAAAATGGCACGACGCGCCGGACGACTGGCTGGAGAAGGCCGAGGCCGCGCAGCCGATGGGCCAGTTGGTGAAGCCGGCCCAGCTTGCCCGGCTGATCACCTATATGCTGAGCCCGCAGGCCGGCGTCATGACCGGCTCGCTGGTCGACTACGACCAGAACATAGCCGGCGTGGTTGGGGAGTAA